From the Schistocerca piceifrons isolate TAMUIC-IGC-003096 chromosome 2, iqSchPice1.1, whole genome shotgun sequence genome, the window ctctctctctctctctctctctctctccctccccccctcatacccctccccctctctctcccccttccccctcgtATCTCCCCCCTCATCTCTCCAACCCCCTCAGCACACCCCCCTCGTCTCTCGGCCCCCCCCTCGTCTCTCGgcccccccccctcgtctctcgccccccccctcgtctctcgcccccccctcgtctctcgccccccccctcgtctctcgccccccccctcgtctctcgcccccccctcgtctctcgcccccccccctcgtctctcgccccccccctcgtctctcgcccccccccctcgtctctcgcccccccctcgtctctcgcccaccctcgtctctcgccccccccctcgtctctcgccccccctcgtctctcgccccccctcgtctctcgccccccccctcgtctctcgccccccccctcgtcactcgcccccccctcgtctctcgcccccccctcgtctctcgccccccctcgtctctcgccccccctcgtctctcgcccccccctcgtctctcgcccccccctcgtctctcgcccccccctcgtctctcgcccccccctcgtctctcgccccccccctcgtctctcgcccccccccctcgtctatcgccccccctcgtctctcgccccccctcgtctctcgccccccccccttgTCTCTCGCCCCCCctcgtctctcgcccccccccctcgtctctcgccccccccctcgtctctcgcccaccctcgtctctcgccccccccctcgtctctcgccccccccctcgtctctcgccccccccctcgTCACTCGCCCCCCCCCTCGTCTCTCGCCCCCCCCTCGTCACTCGCCCCCCCTCGTCTCTCGCCCCCCCTCGTCTCTCGCCCCCCCTCGTCTCTcgcccccccctcgtctctcgcccccccctcgtctctcgccccccccctcgtctctcgccccccccctcgtctctcgccccccctcgtctctcgccccacccctcgtctctcgcccccccctcgtctctcgccccccccctcgtctctcgccccccctcgtctctcgccccccccctcgtctctcgccccccccctcgtctctcgccccccccctcgtctctcgcccccccccctcgtctctcgccccccctcgtctctcgccccccctcgtctctcgccccccctcgtctctcgcccccccctcgtctctcgcccccccctcgtctctcgcccccccctcgtctctcgcccccccccgtctctcgccccccccgtctctcgcccccccccgtctctcgccccccccgtctctcgccccccccgtctctcgccccccccgtctctcgccccccccgtctctcgccccccccgtctctcgccccccccgtctctcgccccccccgtctctcgccccccccgtctctcgccccccccccgtctctcgccccccccccgtctctcgcccccccccgtctctcgcccccccccgtctctcgcccccccccgactctcgccccccccccctcgtctctcgcccccccccctcgtctctcgccccccccccctcgtctctcgcccccccccctcgtctctcgcccccccccctcgtctctcgccctcccccctcgtctctcgcccccccctcgtctctcgCCCCCCTCTGTCTCtggcccccccctctgtctctggcccccccctctgtctctggcccccccctctgtctctggcccccccctctgtctctggcccccccctctgtctctggcccccccctctgtctctggcccccccctctgtctctggcccccccctctgtctctggcccccccctctgtctctggcccccccctctgtctctggcccccccctctgtctctggcccccccctctgtctctggcccccccctctgtctctggcccccccctctgtctctggcccccccctctgtctctggcccccccctctgtctctggcccccccctctgtctctggcccccccctctgtctctggcccccccctctgtctctggcccccccctctgtctctggcccccccctctgtctctggcccccccctctgtctctggcccccccctctgtctctcgcccccccctctgtctctcgcccccccctcgtctctgccccccccctcgtctctcgcccccccctcgtctctcgGCCCCACCCCCGTGTCTCTcggcccctccacccccccccggTCTCTCGCTCCTCCACCCATCCCGTCTCTCgttcctcccccccccgccccccctgccGCCAACACCCCCCCCTTCGCATCCAACATCCCCCCTCGCCATTTCGCCCCCCTCGCCATTTCGCCCCCCTCGCCTCTTCGCCACCCTCACATCCAACGCCCCCCTCGCATCCAACGCCCCCCTCGCCTCTTTGCcgccccttcgccccccccccgctcgccccttcgcccccccccccccccccccgctcgcttcgcagtcttgggctgttgggcatggctttcagttttcagctaccaagacctgcgttatgcatttctgccaccgatgcactgttcaccctgagccacggctttatcttgacagcgaacctcttgctgtggtggagacatcGGTTTCTGGGGATTGGTTTTTGATATCCagctgacttggctccctcatattcagcAGCTTACACAGACGTGCTGGTGGCACTTTAATGCTCTCTGTTGCTTgtgtcacaccagctggggtgccaatCAGTCTCCCCTTCTATGGCTGTACCAGGCATTAATTCAGTCCCATATagattatgggagtctggcttaTGGTTCGGCATGCCCTTCTGCATTGCAGTTGCTGGACCCCATTCTTCAACGTGGGATCCAACTCCCGACCGGAGCTTTCTGGACATGGCCTGTCAACAACATACTTTTGGACGCAGGTGTTGCTCCATTGCGGTTGCGGCACCAGCGATTACTGGCCGTTAATGCTACAAACATTTATAGCTTGCCCGGGCCCCCTGGTCCCTCAGTTGGTCGTGCATCTTTGGTCAGGGTGTACGATTGCGGTTTGCGttagagctcttctctctgggcttgaggttttccctcttccacctcttttctggGCCCCTCTGCATATACCCCCTCGGTGTGTGCCTCGCCCATGCCTTTGACatgatttggcacagggcccgaaggactcagtccctcctgaggccttcCGTTGCTGCTTTCTTTCAACCCTTGCCGCATTTCAAGGCTCTGACGTTGTCTATACCGATGGTTCGAAGGTTGCTGGGAGTGTCGGTTATactcttactctaggggatcattataaacaacactcattgccagctggctgcagcgttttcactgccgagctggttgcCATCCCTcacgccctagagtatatccgctcctgctcaagtgagaccttcattatctgtagtgactccctgagcagtttacgagttatccaccagtgtttccctcgctcttgtctggtgatggctatccaggagtccctcgatactcttgcccgttgcggctgcCCTGTGTTCTTTGTGTGGACCCTGGTTCATATAGGCATCCGGGGAAATAAACAtcttgacacgctggccaaacaggctgtagatgcaccagccttggagattggccttttggatagtgacctcaggtcagttttgcggcagagggtacttcgtacctggggtgaagaatggcgcgcccttccttcacccaacaaactttgggCCATCAAGGAGGATACAggtgcgtggcgctcctccttgcggatCTCctgcaaggactctgttgtcctctgccggctgcgcattggccacaccttgatgacacagctatttattgcgccgcGAGGACCCTACTTTATGTCACTGCGGGTTAGCTTTGACTGTGGTCCGCATCTTGTTGGACTGACCACTTCtacgcaatcgggaggacgacggttcaatcccgtctccggccatcctgatttaggttttccgtgatttccctaaatcacttcaggcaaatgccgggatggttcctttgaaagggcacggccgatttccttcctcatccttcccttacccgagcttgcgctccgtctctaatgacctcgttgtcgacgggacgttaaacactaatctcctcctcctgacCACTTCTAAAATTCCGCTCAGGCAGATGTGTGCACTGCACTGATGAtatgcttcctgcacttttatcagatgacgctgcaatggcagatttagttttgagttttattcatgcCATGCAGGGGCTTCTTATCGCTTGATCTAAGTGATTATCTTTTTCTTGTGTTGAGTGTgacctttggcctatgattttagacttgcttcttggtggttggcttttccgtttttgtttctgtGGTCGACTAACCACTGACACACTTGGTGTGATTTTAGTTCCTTTTTTCTGGCATCTGTCTATGTACTgtgtatttcttgtcctgtgtcttctctcatctccattgtttgttcttaTTCTTCATGGATGTTTAaagttcgtggaaaaagggactgatggccctaatagtctggtcccttcaatcccacaaaccaaccaacccactctctctctctctgcctccccttctctctctctctctgcctccccttctctctctctctgcctccccttctctctctctctgcctccccttctctctctctctctgcctccccttctctctctctctctgcctccccttctctctctctctgcctccccttctctctctctctgcctccccttctctctctctctgcctccccttctctctctctctgcctccccttctctctctctctgcctccccttctctctctctctgcctccccttctctctctctctgcctccccttctctctctctctgcctccccttctctctctctctgcctccccttctctctctctctgcctccccttctctctctctctgcctccccttctctctctctctgcctccccttctctctctctctgcctccccttctctctctctctgcctcccctcctctctctctctgcctccccttctctctctctctgcctccccttctctctctctctctctctgcctccccttctctctctctctctctctctctctgcctccccttctctctctctctctctctctctgcctccccttctctctctctctctctctctctgcctccccttctctctctctctctctctctctctctctgcctccccttctctctctctctctctctgcctccccttctctctctctctctctctgcctccccttctctctctctctctctgcctccccttctctctctctctctctgcctccccttctctctctctctctctgcctccccttctctctctctctctctgcctccccttctctctctctctctctctgcctccccttctctctctctctctctctgcctccccttctctctctctctctctctgcctccccttctctctctctctctgcctccccttctctctctctctctctgcctccccttctctctctctctctctgcctccccttctctctctctctctctgcctccccttctctctctctctgcctccccttctctctctctctgcctccccttctctctctctctgcctccccttctctctctctctgcctccccttctctctctctctgcctccccttctctctctctctgcctccccttctctctctctctgcctccccttctctctctctctgcctccccttctctctctctctgcctccccttctctctctctctgcctccccttctctctctctctgcctccccttctctctctctctgcttccccttctctctctctctgcttccccttctctctctctctgcttccccttctctctctctctgcttccccttctctctctctctgcttccccttctctctctctctgcttccccttctctctctctctgcttcccctcctctctctctctgcctcccctcctctctctctctctctctctgcctcccctcctctctctctctctctctctctctctgcctcccctcctctctctctctctctctctctctgcctcccctcctctctctctctctctctctctgcctcccctcctctctctctctctctctctctctgcctcccctcctctctctctctctctctctctctgcctcccctcctctctctctctctctctctctctgcctcccctcctctctctctctctctctctctctctctctctctctgcctcccctcctctctctctctctctctctctctctctgcctcccctcctctatctctctctctctctctctctctctctctgcctcccctcctctatctctctctctctctctctctctctctctgcctcccctcctctctctctctctctctctctctgcctcccctcctctctctctctctctctctctctgcctcccctcctctctctctctctctctctctctctctgcctcccctcctctctctctctctctgcctcccctcctctctctctctctctgcctcccctcctctctctctctctctctgcctcccctcctctctctctctctgcctcccctcctctctctctctctgcctcccctcctctctctctctctgcctcccctcctctctctctctctctctctctctctctctctctctgcctcccctcctctctctctctctgcctcccctcctctctctctctctgcctcccctcctctctctctctctctctctctctctctctctgcctcccctcctctctctctctctctgcctcccctcctctctctctctctctctccctctctctctctgcctcccctcctctctctctctctctctctctctctctctctctctctctctgcctcccctcctctctctctctctctctctctctctctctctctgcctcccctcctctctctctctctctctctctctctctcaggtttCTCTATTGTAGTTGTTCTGTGCTAATTTGTTTattgaagaggcttctaagaaacctgtgaccatgcagtgagttatgtgtttttatgaggaaagaataacagcagtgatagtatctgaacaagatgAAGCCTCACAtggtgcagattttgcatcaatagaggaagaattaaataccctgaatcagtcaactacagatgCACATGTTAGTTCTGTTAAGAAACCTGGccagtgaagtcgagtcataagctctgtgcatcaagaaagtgcagagaaattactaaagctatgtccatcttcagaagaaaatgaaccaaagcactcttgcacctcttgccaggaatttttcacaaacatcagttcagctgttgaatattgtgcaagttttaactattatttcagagacattttcaaagaaaacaattttgaaccacgttccattagtatcaaagtacatggtagacaaatcaaggaATGTGGGGTATGTAAAAGGAGCTTTTGGAAGACCaaatccctattatggtcatcctgaaGAAGCAGCTCAGGTTCAAATGGTGCAATCATTttgtctggaagataaatgggactgttctcgtcAGACTGCCAacaaaaaaagacactataactaaTAGTTGAATACTTAGAAAGTGATTGATTGGTCATGCTATGTTGTCAAACGTTTAAATGAATTTTCTGTAGTAATTTGAGACCCCAAAAAAAAAGACTGCTGTACTTTAATGAACTTGTGCACTTGGAACTCTCTTGCTGCTAGGACTAATCTTGTGTCTGTCCTTAATCCATATTTTCTAATTACATGTCCTAAATATGTTACATTCATGAAACATGCAGCCTAAATTAGACACTGGTGTGGCTTCAGAGCTCTCAGTGCACCGTCCATTAATGTGTGAAATGTTGCAGGAGCATTTTTCATTTCAAATGGCATTGTATTGAACTGATAATGCCCCATGGTACCAAAAATGCTGGCTTCAGGCAGTCCTTTAGATCAACCTCCAATCAATGGTAACCAATCCAACCTATTCTTGAAAAGTATCAACATTGTCCCACGTTATCCATGGTCTCAGTAATGTTGGAGATATGATATACATCCATTAGCCTTCCTGTTCTTGGCACGCTAATCACAGCAGAATCTTTATTTTTTTTGAGCCATCGACGATTTCTTTGGTACTACCACAATTCCTGCACCCCATGGACTGTCACTCTCCGATGTTATCGTGTCGAGTAACTGCTGGTTAATAAAATCTTCCATAATTGGCTGGAGCTGTCTAAATATCAGATAAGGTTTCTGATATGCTGGTCCTTTTCTCCTGTTGGTATTTGGTGTTGTCACAGGTGTTTGTGGCAATGGACCTTATGGAAAAACATATCCTCAGATTTGAAAAGCAAAAATTCGTCGATCCACTTTCTCTCTAATCCCTTTAGATGTTACACTTGCCCATCCCCTGTCAGGTCTGACCTCCATCTTCCTAAATTTTTCTGAAaggtgagccaattggggaaggaca encodes:
- the LOC124775501 gene encoding RNA-binding protein 25-like, yielding MGNFTPGAAAAAFDTAGRAAACRVVMSASPVQGPAGPLLLFCLPPVAAFTPRAGNSVSEHIMALRNLRERERERERGGEAEREREREREREEGRQRERERERERERERGGEAERERERERERGGEAEREREEGRQREREREREREEGRQREREEGREREKGRQREREGEAERERRGGREREKGRQREREGEAERERRGGIWTIYMMEIYLKYFGGLLRTKMKG